A region of Photobacterium sanguinicancri DNA encodes the following proteins:
- the deoR gene encoding DNA-binding transcriptional repressor DeoR produces the protein MVETKREKRIRQLSELLLGEEKVHLKDAAESLNVSEMTIRRDFNEPNVLVSLIGGYVVKKQIGAAELEYVINEQSTNHVKEKAKIGQEAACLVFDNQTVFFDNGTTIVHIIQAISDEISFTGVCFSLNVFMALKNKPNCHVILCGGAYDSKHNNFYPLGDSSEIDNIRFDTAFLSAAGIDPAHGLTCYSFNELAYKKRAITQSQNVVLAIDNSKFGVVKSAFICSLNSVDIIISDIDIPAEYET, from the coding sequence ATGGTAGAAACAAAAAGAGAAAAACGAATAAGGCAATTATCGGAGTTGTTGCTGGGAGAAGAGAAGGTTCATTTGAAAGATGCAGCGGAAAGCTTAAATGTATCTGAAATGACGATTCGCCGTGATTTTAATGAGCCAAACGTATTGGTGAGTTTAATTGGTGGCTATGTAGTAAAGAAGCAAATTGGTGCAGCTGAACTTGAATATGTCATTAACGAACAGAGTACTAATCATGTTAAAGAAAAGGCGAAAATAGGCCAAGAGGCTGCATGCTTAGTTTTTGATAATCAAACGGTTTTCTTTGATAACGGCACAACCATTGTTCATATTATCCAAGCGATCAGTGATGAAATATCTTTTACTGGTGTTTGTTTTTCTTTGAATGTTTTTATGGCCCTCAAGAATAAGCCAAACTGTCATGTGATTCTGTGTGGTGGCGCTTACGATAGCAAGCATAATAACTTTTACCCTTTAGGTGATAGCAGCGAGATCGACAATATCCGCTTCGATACCGCCTTTCTATCTGCGGCAGGTATCGATCCTGCGCATGGCTTAACGTGTTACTCGTTTAACGAATTGGCGTATAAGAAAAGGGCGATTACACAATCTCAGAATGTTGTACTGGCGATTGATAACAGCAAGTTTGGTGTGGTGAAATCTGCGTTTATTTGCAGCC